One Desulfobulbus propionicus DSM 2032 DNA segment encodes these proteins:
- the accC gene encoding acetyl-CoA carboxylase biotin carboxylase subunit, whose amino-acid sequence MFEKILIANRGEIAIRIIRTCNRLGISTVAVYSDADSRSLHRHLADEAVHIGESPSQKSYLDIDKIIAAAKKTGAQAIHPGYGFLSEKADFAQAIKDAGLVLIGPSVEAIDVMGDKITSKELAKNAGVPVIPGHIEAIKDEKEAIAIAAEIGYPILLKPAAGGGGKGMRIVRAPEDMKEALEASRKETQKAFNDTRVFVERYIEQPRHIEIQVLADSFGNVIHLGERECSIQRRYQKVIEESPSPAVSPDLRERMGKAACDLARQANYVNAGTVEFVLDAHQQFYFLEMNTRLQVEHPVTEMVTGLDLVEWQLRIASGEPLPFDQKGVRFNGWAIEARICAEDPSRGFIPSTGMITRYAAPRGTGIRVDSGVNIGGKVDVYYDSMLAKLICHGKTREDARRSLIEALNGYHIEGVSTNIDFVTSVLCLPEFAEGNLHTGFIEQHFDGGKSKRSPAVHYLRLAALVATLIYHTREVAVRESMSHMVSSIGGKRKMGRFPQYMVRCEDDHFNVALENPPISGETCTMRVDGNLYQVEIPYFEFFRRRLKLVINGQVYRFRIQFDESFMFVSFNGLSRLFEVYTPKEWAMMTYMPEKADKSLNNVLLCPMPGLVVDVLAQKGERVFRGQNLVILESMKMESGVASPVDGIIAEVLVAKGQAVEADETLIKFEVV is encoded by the coding sequence ATGTTCGAGAAAATTCTAATCGCCAACCGTGGCGAAATCGCCATTCGCATCATCCGTACCTGCAACCGTCTGGGCATCAGCACCGTGGCCGTCTACTCCGACGCCGACAGCCGCAGTCTGCACCGGCACCTGGCCGACGAGGCGGTGCATATCGGCGAGTCGCCGTCGCAAAAGTCCTATCTCGATATCGACAAGATCATTGCCGCGGCCAAGAAGACCGGCGCCCAGGCCATCCATCCCGGCTATGGCTTTCTCTCGGAAAAGGCCGATTTCGCCCAGGCCATCAAGGACGCCGGGCTGGTGCTCATTGGCCCGTCGGTGGAGGCCATCGATGTCATGGGCGACAAGATCACCTCCAAGGAATTGGCCAAGAATGCCGGTGTACCGGTCATTCCCGGCCATATCGAGGCGATCAAGGACGAGAAGGAAGCCATTGCCATCGCGGCCGAGATCGGCTATCCGATTCTGCTCAAACCGGCGGCCGGCGGCGGCGGCAAGGGGATGCGCATCGTGCGTGCGCCCGAGGATATGAAGGAGGCCCTGGAGGCCAGCCGCAAGGAAACCCAGAAGGCCTTCAACGACACCCGGGTGTTTGTCGAGCGCTACATCGAGCAGCCGCGCCATATCGAAATCCAGGTTCTCGCCGACAGTTTCGGCAACGTCATCCATCTGGGCGAGCGCGAATGTTCGATCCAACGGCGCTACCAGAAGGTGATCGAGGAATCGCCGTCACCGGCCGTGTCACCGGACCTGCGCGAGCGGATGGGCAAGGCGGCCTGCGATCTCGCCCGCCAGGCCAACTATGTCAATGCCGGCACCGTGGAGTTTGTCCTTGATGCCCATCAGCAGTTCTATTTCCTGGAGATGAACACCCGCCTGCAGGTGGAGCATCCGGTCACCGAGATGGTCACCGGCCTTGATCTGGTGGAATGGCAGCTGCGCATCGCCAGCGGCGAGCCCCTGCCCTTTGATCAGAAAGGGGTGCGGTTCAACGGCTGGGCCATCGAAGCGCGGATCTGCGCCGAAGATCCGAGCCGGGGCTTCATCCCCTCCACCGGCATGATCACCCGCTACGCAGCCCCGCGCGGAACCGGCATCCGGGTGGATTCCGGGGTCAACATCGGCGGCAAGGTCGACGTCTACTACGATTCGATGCTCGCCAAGCTCATCTGCCACGGCAAGACCCGCGAAGATGCTCGCCGCAGCCTGATCGAGGCCCTCAACGGCTATCACATCGAGGGCGTGTCGACCAATATCGATTTTGTCACCAGCGTGCTCTGTCTGCCCGAATTTGCCGAAGGCAACCTGCACACCGGTTTCATCGAACAGCACTTCGACGGCGGCAAATCCAAACGTTCGCCGGCTGTCCACTACCTGCGGCTGGCCGCCCTGGTCGCGACCCTGATCTATCACACCCGCGAGGTCGCGGTGCGCGAATCCATGAGCCACATGGTTTCCAGCATCGGCGGCAAACGGAAGATGGGCCGTTTTCCCCAGTACATGGTGCGCTGCGAGGACGATCATTTCAACGTCGCCCTGGAAAATCCGCCGATCAGCGGCGAAACCTGCACCATGCGGGTGGACGGCAACCTTTACCAGGTGGAAATTCCGTATTTCGAGTTTTTCCGCCGCCGCCTCAAACTGGTGATCAACGGTCAGGTGTACCGGTTCCGGATCCAGTTCGACGAATCGTTCATGTTTGTCTCCTTCAACGGGCTCTCTCGTCTGTTCGAGGTCTATACCCCCAAGGAATGGGCCATGATGACCTACATGCCCGAGAAGGCCGACAAGTCGCTCAACAACGTCCTGCTCTGCCCGATGCCGGGTCTGGTGGTGGATGTGCTGGCCCAGAAAGGCGAGCGTGTCTTCCGCGGCCAGAACCTGGTCATTCTCGAGTCGATGAAAATGGAAAGCGGCGTGGCCTCGCCGGTGGACGGCATCATTGCCGAGGTCCTGGTCGCCAAGGGTCAGGCGGTGGAGGCCGACGAAACCCTGATCAAGTTCGAGGTCGTGTAG
- a CDS encoding flagellar FlbD family protein — MIKLTRLNGSELYLNQDLIKSIEEKPDTTIELINGDRILVREQPDEIIDRIIAFRLRIVRLAGGDAQTTQSNVKSTNSFSFFPYF, encoded by the coding sequence ATGATCAAGCTCACCCGTCTCAATGGGAGTGAACTCTATCTCAATCAGGATCTGATCAAGAGCATCGAAGAAAAGCCCGATACCACCATCGAGCTGATCAACGGCGATCGGATTCTGGTGCGTGAACAGCCGGACGAAATCATTGACCGCATCATCGCCTTTCGCCTCCGGATTGTCCGGCTGGCCGGCGGCGATGCACAGACAACGCAATCCAACGTTAAAAGCACGAACTCTTTCTCCTTCTTTCCCTATTTTTAG